In Ruania alkalisoli, the DNA window CCAGGGAGGCAGACCGATGAACTCCCCGACGGCGGCCCGTACCCGTTCCCTGAGCGTCGCCTATCGCAGCGCCCCCGTCCTGCGGAACGTCGACCTCGACGTACCCGAGGGTGTGGTGCTGGGCATCGTCGGGCCCAATGGCGCCGGCAAGTCCACGCTTCTCAAGGCCATGCTCGGGCTGGTCCGTCCCCTCACCGGGGCCACCGAGTTCTTCGGCCGCCCGTTGGCGCAGGTGCGCCAGCGGGTGGCGTACATGCCCCAGTCAGCCAGCGTGGACTGGGACTTCCCGGCAACGGTGACGGGCGTCGTCGGGATGGGCACCTACGGACGTCTCGGCTGGCTGCGACGCCCGGGCCGTACGGAACACGAGGCGACCGTGAGGGCACTCGAACACGTGGGAATCGCGGACCTCGCCGAGCGACAGATCGGCGAGCTCTCCGGTGGCCAACGGCAGCGGACGTTCCTCGCGCGAGCGCTGGCACAGGACCCGGACCTGCTGCTCATGGACGAACCGTTTCAGGGTGTCGACGCCCGCAGCCAGCACGCGATCGTGGCGGTGCTGCACGCGATGCGCAGCCAGGGTCGCACGGTGGTGCTCGTGCATCATGACCTGGCCACGGTGGCCGACTACTGCGATCACGTCGCCCTGCTGAACGAGCGGCTCGTCGCCTCCGGGCCGGTGGACGAGGTGTTCACCCGCGAGAACGTGCGGACCACCTACGACGTGACGGACACCGACGCCCTGGCGGACCTGCTGACATGAGTCCGCTGGAGTTCTTCGCCGATCACACCTACCGGATCGTGTTCGCCGGCACCGTCGTGATCGGACTGGTGGCCGGTGCACTCGGGAGCTTCGCCTACCTGCGTAAGCAGTCCCTGATCAGCGACGTGATCTCCCACGCCGCCCTCCCCGGGACGCTGATCGCCTTCCTGACGGCCGTCGTCGTGCTCGGTGCCGACGGCCGTTCGATGCTCGGCCTCATCCTCGGCGCCGTCATCGTGGGCACGGTCGCCGTCCTCGCGGCCAACGGGCTCACGCAGGCGACGAAGATCAGGATCGACACGGCGATGGCGATCTCCCTGACGGTCTTCTTCGGCGCCGGGATGCTGCTGCTGCGGGTGATCTCCAACGGCGACTACCCGGGCAAGGGCGGCATCGCCGACTACCTGTTCGGCAACGCCTCGGTCATCACGGTGGCAGATCTGGTCACCAGTGCCGTCGTGGGTGGGCTGGCGCTGCTGGTGATGGTGGTGTTCTGGAAGGAGTTCGCGCTGCGGACCTTCGACCCGGCTCATGCGTCGGCGGTGGGTTTGCGCGCATCGGCGATCGATGCGCTGATGTTCACCACCATCGTGATCGCCACCGTGATCGGCGTGAAGGCCGTCGGGCTGGTGCTGATGGTGGCGTTCGTCATCACTCCCCCAGCCGCGGCAAGACAATGGACCTCCACCCTGCGATCGATGGTCGCCCTCTCGGCAGCGATCGGCGCCGTCGGAAGTGGCGCCGGCGCCTATCTGTCGATCGTGCTCGAGATCCCGACCGGGCCCGCCATCGTGCTGACCTTGTTCGGCATCTTCGCCCTCTCGATCGCGGCCTCACCGCGACGCAGCGTCATCATGCGCGGACTGGCCCGGGCGCGTGCCCGGGCCGCGCTGCGCCGGGAGCTGCTGGCCGAGACCGAGGCGACTTTGGGTGGGTCCGTGGCGGGCGCCGGCTCGGACGGGTCCGGGGCGGGCGCCGGCTCGGGTGGTGAGCACACATGAGTTTCGCGGTCGGGGTGCTGCTGCTGGCGATCGTGACGGCGGTGGCATGTGCGCTGCCCGGGGTGTTCGTGGTGCTGCGTCGCAGCTCGATGCTGGTCGATGCGATCGGGCACGCGGTGCTGCCGGGGATCGTGGTCGGCTACGCCCTCACCCGCGATCTCGGCTCCCCGCTGCTGATCCTCGGGGCGGCGCTGGCCGGGCTGGCCGTGGTGCTCGGTGCGGAATGGCTGGGCCGGACGGGATTGCTCACCGGCGACTCCCCGCAGGGGTTGATCTTCCCGGCCCTGTTCGCGGCCGGGGTGATCGCCGTGACGCTGAACTTCGGCAACGTCCACCTCGACACCCATGCCGTGCTGGTCGGCGACCTCAACCTCGCCGCCTTCGAGCAGTGGATCGTCGGCGGCGTCTCGCTCGGGCCGACGTATCTGTACGTGATGCTCGCGGTGCTGGCGGCGAACATCGCCTTGATCGCCGTCATGTACCGGCAGCTGACCGTCACGACCTTCGACCCGGAGTTCGCCTCCTCGATCGGCATCCGCACCGGTGCCGTTCAAACCGCCTTCATGTTTCTGGTGTCGGTCACGGTCACGGCCGCGTTCCATGCCTCCGGGGCGATCCTCGTGCTGGCACTCGTGGTGGTGCCGGCGGCCACGGCGCACCTGCTCTCCCGTCGGCTGCCGGCCACCCTAGTGCTCGCCGTGGTGATCGCCGCCGGTGGTGCGGCGGCCGGGTTCGGGCTCGCCTACGTGCTCGATGCCGCCACCAGCGCAGGGATGGCCGTGTTCTACGGGCTGCTGTTCGCCGTGGCGCTGACGATCGTGAAGGTCCGCGAGCGCCGCAGGCACAGGCAACGCCCGGCGGTGGCCGGTCCTCGATCCCACCGCCCTCTCCCTCACGACCCCCACCCTCATCCCCACCTTCACGACCCCCACCCTCACGACCCCCACCCTCACCGGGGGTGAACTTGACGTCGGTTATGGGCCGATCATCGACGTCAACTTCACCCCCGGTGATCGAGCGGTCGGTTCAGTCGACGGGTGTGACCCATACGGCGTCGGTGGCCGAGCGTCCGAGCGACAGGGAGGGTGCGCCGTCGGGAAGGACGACCTCGATCGCCTCCGAGTAGGGCGCGCCGGCTCGGACCTCCAGCTCTGCCCCCACCCCGAGGCCCTGCTCAGCGAAGTGCTGCAGCAGGGCCGGGTCGTCGTCGGAGATGCGTTCCACCCGTACCCGGCTCCCGGGCTGGACTGTCGAGAGTACGACGGCGTCCGGCACGTCGATCTGCCCGTCCGCCGTGGGAATGGGGTCACCGTGGGGATCCCGGGTCGGGTGCCCGAGGTGGTCATCGATGCGCTCGACCATGAAGTCCGAGACGGCGTGCTCCAGAGTCTCTGCCTCGTCGTGCACCTGGTCCCAGGTGTAACCGAGCACCTGCACCAGGAAGGACTCGATGAGCCGGTGGCGGCGCACCATCGCCAGCGCATGTGTGCGGCCGGCGTCGGTGAGGGTGATCGCGCCGTACGGCGCATGCTCCACCAGGCCCTGATCGGTGAGCTTGCGGACGGCATCGGAGACGGTGGACAGCCGCACCCCTGCCCGGAGGGCGATCTGCGACGGCGTGGCCTCATCCCCGGTCCACTCCTGCAGCGCCCAGATCACCTTCAGATAGTTCTGTGCGCTCGCCGAGAGCTGGGAGACGGACATGCCAGAACGGTAACAAACATCAATGTTCGTCATTGTTGAACTTTTCGCGGGAGCAGATCGACAGTCCCTGACCCCAGCCAATCCCGCTCCGACGATCTCCCTGACCGACACGACATGGCTACGTCGGTCTGCGGCACCATGGCCCCGAGCTCCACGCATTCGTGTCGCTCCGG includes these proteins:
- a CDS encoding metal ABC transporter permease, producing the protein MSFAVGVLLLAIVTAVACALPGVFVVLRRSSMLVDAIGHAVLPGIVVGYALTRDLGSPLLILGAALAGLAVVLGAEWLGRTGLLTGDSPQGLIFPALFAAGVIAVTLNFGNVHLDTHAVLVGDLNLAAFEQWIVGGVSLGPTYLYVMLAVLAANIALIAVMYRQLTVTTFDPEFASSIGIRTGAVQTAFMFLVSVTVTAAFHASGAILVLALVVVPAATAHLLSRRLPATLVLAVVIAAGGAAAGFGLAYVLDAATSAGMAVFYGLLFAVALTIVKVRERRRHRQRPAVAGPRSHRPLPHDPHPHPHLHDPHPHDPHPHRG
- a CDS encoding metal ABC transporter permease, translated to MSPLEFFADHTYRIVFAGTVVIGLVAGALGSFAYLRKQSLISDVISHAALPGTLIAFLTAVVVLGADGRSMLGLILGAVIVGTVAVLAANGLTQATKIRIDTAMAISLTVFFGAGMLLLRVISNGDYPGKGGIADYLFGNASVITVADLVTSAVVGGLALLVMVVFWKEFALRTFDPAHASAVGLRASAIDALMFTTIVIATVIGVKAVGLVLMVAFVITPPAAARQWTSTLRSMVALSAAIGAVGSGAGAYLSIVLEIPTGPAIVLTLFGIFALSIAASPRRSVIMRGLARARARAALRRELLAETEATLGGSVAGAGSDGSGAGAGSGGEHT
- a CDS encoding metal-dependent transcriptional regulator, which encodes MSVSQLSASAQNYLKVIWALQEWTGDEATPSQIALRAGVRLSTVSDAVRKLTDQGLVEHAPYGAITLTDAGRTHALAMVRRHRLIESFLVQVLGYTWDQVHDEAETLEHAVSDFMVERIDDHLGHPTRDPHGDPIPTADGQIDVPDAVVLSTVQPGSRVRVERISDDDPALLQHFAEQGLGVGAELEVRAGAPYSEAIEVVLPDGAPSLSLGRSATDAVWVTPVD
- a CDS encoding metal ABC transporter ATP-binding protein, whose translation is MNSPTAARTRSLSVAYRSAPVLRNVDLDVPEGVVLGIVGPNGAGKSTLLKAMLGLVRPLTGATEFFGRPLAQVRQRVAYMPQSASVDWDFPATVTGVVGMGTYGRLGWLRRPGRTEHEATVRALEHVGIADLAERQIGELSGGQRQRTFLARALAQDPDLLLMDEPFQGVDARSQHAIVAVLHAMRSQGRTVVLVHHDLATVADYCDHVALLNERLVASGPVDEVFTRENVRTTYDVTDTDALADLLT